In Phenylobacterium zucineum HLK1, one DNA window encodes the following:
- a CDS encoding peptide MFS transporter: protein MNLIVLIGIAITLVTGLPVLMQLRKNHPRGLIILFFAEMWERFSYYGMRSILIFYLTQHLLFDDATANAQYGSYTSLVYLLPLLGGILADRYIGTRKAVAFGALLLVAGHLTMAVEGKPATQTLTYAGQTYQVVSEGLMEQRQVRLVVDGQQHEFGPAATGGLEIKNLPADAPLPSVLPDGEYQLTNTVDPFGKNAFYLAVSLIIMGVGFLKPNISTLVGQLYPQGDPRRDSGFTLYYYGINLGAFWASVLCGLLGVTFGWWAGFGLAGVGMLAGFIVFVLGKKHLEGNGEPPNPELLKKPVAGPVNREWLIYGLSILGVLPVWWLVQRNAVVGVALGISTVASFIGIALIIAFMAKTWVERQRMMLATVLILGAVVFFTLFEQAGTSLNLFAARNVNLVGVSAAQTQSFNAGYILIFAPVFAAAWAWLAQRGRDPNPTLKFGLGLFQVGLGFMVVVWGAGFADEQYRMPMIFLALLYLFHTTGELFLSPVGLSEITKLSIARVVSFMMAVWFLSSSVAQYVGGWIAGLAGTHTVGGQVTDPAASLAASLKVFNMLGLWGMGIGVGFVVLSFFIKHWAHGVNDPAGHAQPEPIAPVLDGERQAVSPAAIRRDRQS from the coding sequence ATGAACCTCATCGTCCTGATCGGCATAGCGATCACGCTCGTCACCGGCCTGCCGGTGCTGATGCAGCTCCGCAAGAACCACCCGCGCGGGCTGATCATCCTGTTCTTCGCCGAGATGTGGGAGCGCTTCTCCTACTACGGCATGCGCTCGATCCTGATCTTCTACCTGACCCAGCACCTGCTGTTCGACGATGCGACGGCGAACGCCCAGTACGGCTCCTACACCTCGCTCGTGTACCTGCTGCCGCTGCTGGGCGGCATCCTGGCCGACCGCTACATCGGCACGCGCAAGGCGGTGGCCTTCGGGGCGCTCCTGCTCGTCGCCGGCCACCTGACCATGGCCGTGGAGGGCAAGCCCGCCACCCAGACCCTGACCTACGCCGGCCAGACCTATCAGGTCGTCTCCGAGGGGCTGATGGAGCAGCGCCAGGTGCGTCTGGTCGTGGACGGCCAGCAGCACGAGTTCGGCCCGGCCGCCACGGGCGGCCTCGAGATCAAGAACCTTCCGGCCGACGCGCCCCTCCCGTCGGTGCTGCCCGACGGCGAGTACCAGCTCACCAACACGGTGGATCCGTTCGGCAAGAACGCGTTCTACCTGGCGGTCAGCCTGATCATCATGGGGGTGGGCTTCCTGAAGCCGAACATCTCGACCCTGGTGGGCCAGCTCTATCCGCAGGGCGACCCGCGGCGGGATTCGGGCTTCACCCTCTACTACTACGGCATCAACCTGGGCGCCTTCTGGGCCTCGGTGCTCTGCGGCCTGCTGGGCGTGACCTTCGGCTGGTGGGCGGGCTTCGGCCTCGCCGGCGTCGGCATGCTCGCGGGCTTCATCGTCTTCGTCCTCGGCAAGAAGCACCTGGAGGGCAACGGCGAGCCGCCGAACCCCGAGCTGCTGAAGAAGCCCGTGGCCGGCCCTGTGAACCGCGAGTGGCTGATCTACGGCCTCAGCATCCTGGGCGTCCTGCCGGTCTGGTGGCTGGTGCAGCGCAACGCCGTCGTCGGCGTGGCGCTCGGCATCTCGACCGTGGCCTCGTTCATCGGCATCGCCCTGATCATCGCCTTCATGGCCAAGACCTGGGTCGAACGGCAGCGGATGATGCTGGCCACGGTGCTGATCCTTGGCGCGGTGGTGTTCTTCACGCTGTTCGAACAGGCCGGCACCTCGCTGAACCTGTTCGCCGCGCGGAACGTGAACCTCGTGGGCGTCAGCGCCGCCCAGACCCAGTCGTTCAACGCCGGCTACATCCTGATCTTCGCGCCCGTGTTCGCGGCCGCGTGGGCCTGGCTGGCGCAACGGGGCCGGGACCCGAACCCGACGCTGAAGTTCGGGCTGGGCCTCTTCCAGGTGGGCCTGGGCTTCATGGTGGTGGTCTGGGGGGCCGGTTTCGCGGACGAGCAGTACCGCATGCCGATGATCTTCCTGGCGCTGCTGTACCTCTTCCACACCACGGGCGAGCTGTTCCTGTCGCCGGTGGGACTGTCCGAGATCACCAAGCTGTCCATCGCCCGCGTGGTCTCGTTCATGATGGCCGTCTGGTTCCTCTCCTCGTCCGTCGCCCAGTACGTGGGCGGCTGGATCGCGGGCCTGGCGGGCACCCACACCGTCGGCGGCCAGGTGACCGACCCGGCCGCCTCGCTGGCGGCCTCGCTGAAGGTGTTCAACATGCTGGGGCTGTGGGGCATGGGCATCGGCGTCGGCTTCGTCGTGCTCAGCTTCTTCATCAAGCACTGGGCGCACGGGGTGAACGACCCGGCCGGTCATGCGCAGCCCGAGCCCATCGCCCCGGTGCTCGACGGCGAGCGCCAGGCCGTGAGCCCGGCCGCCATCCGGCGCGACCGCCAAAGCTAG